From a region of the Pseudanabaena sp. ABRG5-3 genome:
- a CDS encoding PAS domain S-box protein produces the protein MLSTNSELILIVDDAPINLNPISDILIDEGFEVAIATSGEGVFKQLQWHLPDLILLDIKMPVMDGFEVCQRLKTMERVKDIPVIFMTGLSDNDNKSKGFELGAVDYITKPFQETEVLARIKNHLQLRRLTKNLEEQVSHRTMELELANQQLAQKQIELELANRELETLNTSLEQQVQEQTQQLRQNERQLRLFVEHTPVGVAMFDRHMNYLVASQRWLNDYQLEPSIIGKCHYDVFPNGYDYWREVHQRCLQGNVERNEKERYIRADGSQEWVRWEVRPWYDDADSIGGIIIFGEIISDRIRTEIALQESEERYRLLSEVSPVGIFFGDTHGNCTYSNEKSQQITGISLEEDFRTNWEKNIHPEDRDRIYKAWNNFVELSNLGCDTEYEVEHRYLYPDGSMKWVIGQAVPERNINGELVGFIGSVVDITNLKQIEDTLRQVEAKQRALINALPDLIMRVNREGIYLDFIPTDTFQILANDQGLIGFPITEKFPANLAAKRMEAIHEVLRTREMLIYEQELCFDGKVQTEECRVVACGEDDVLIVVRDISDRKQSEAALKASQKITETRSQQVYSLLNNIPHIAWLKDLDGHFLAVNEPFAKSCGYEATQLVGLTDLDIWPQELAELYRSDDQEVMQSRKRKQVEEKLIISDGRTKWIETFKAPVISEDNESIGTAGIAIDITERKQGDLALQSLMQGTASVTGKEFFPELVKQIAISLDVSHVFIAQKVGEELETLAWYATDQIQPNLIYPISHTPCEIALNKDVYYCNDIRQAFPDNDKWNSMNVNSYMGVALHNTIGEAIGVLFTLNSQQLANPQRAEMLLRIFGARAIAELERMQALENLQKMNEELERRVQERTKELSQTRNFLEAIIENLPVALFVKNGKEGRFGEFLLWNRTSEIMFGCTKEQAIGKSVYDFFPKEQSDFFNEKDRTSFLLGQTEDIPEEPIDSLTLGRRILHTIKVPVFDEQGKPDYLICISEDITDRKRAEQNLQAERLRLQIALEVAEMGTWEANMDTGYWSPRTEAIFGYAPTTFPGDRESFLKLVYAEDQERVFNALTHSFATQEPYNVEYRINHASGEIRWVAVNGKVIQSEDGNGLRIIGVAIDITDRKQAEYDRQQVDLALRESQNFLQTVIDTFPLVVFWKDRQSVYLGCNQKSAISCGLNSPSEIVGKTDYDMPWAKTEAETYRADDLQVMESGQAKLGIIETQLRADGSMAWIETNKLPLYNLNGEIIGLLGTYQDISDRKQTEIVLRQYERMVDISPDGMALINQDYNYLLVNQTYLRQNEREWENTVGHSMQEVMGEYTFQTIVKPKIDRCLAGETIDYGDWFYFKKAGNRFVSVTYYPYFEVDGTITGVVISNRDVTERREAEVSLRDSEERLRLALTAANQGLYDLNPQTGVAIVSSEYATMLGYDPDDFQETHEKWLERIHPDDLERVVETHRSYINGEIPNYKVEFRQRTKTGDWKWILSLGKVVEWDQDQKPVRMLGTNTDISDRKLAEKSLQEERLRLQLALDAARMGSWGCNLQTEEIFWSDRAQEIFGFVPGTFPGDRETFLSMVHPDDYDRIIEAINYTFATGVSYQLEYRIRRLDGEICWLAVWGIIHQNTTLGDRQLIGVVEDISDRKHAEIERDQLLQNMSQLNSELEQANQQLEEYSQTLEQRVEERTNELQAAQERIIAQEKLASLGTLTAGIAHELRNPLNFVKNYAEGSIELTQDLLDILQPIIQSQTSDNSELIETLITDLQENATTIRLHSQRADKIITSMMQHARTDNNQANIQSTSIHDLLNEAVKLACHSKWLQDSTFKVTINTNYAADVGMIEAIPNHLIRAFINLVDNACDAMRSKKRDLSSNPNPSETVYIPTLTVATQLIGETVEIHMRDNGCGIAPHIQTRILDPFFTTKPPGAGTGLGLSLTHDIIVKQHKGTMMINSNIGEFTEIVVTIPIAMLTK, from the coding sequence ATGCTCTCTACTAACTCTGAACTAATTCTCATTGTTGACGATGCTCCGATCAACTTAAATCCCATCTCTGACATATTGATTGATGAAGGATTTGAAGTAGCGATCGCCACTAGTGGCGAGGGGGTGTTTAAGCAATTACAGTGGCATTTACCCGATTTAATTTTATTAGATATCAAAATGCCAGTTATGGATGGATTTGAGGTCTGTCAGCGCTTAAAGACAATGGAAAGAGTTAAGGATATTCCAGTTATCTTTATGACAGGTCTATCGGATAATGACAATAAATCTAAAGGGTTTGAATTAGGTGCAGTCGATTACATCACCAAACCTTTTCAAGAAACAGAAGTACTAGCCAGAATTAAAAATCATTTACAACTGCGGCGCTTAACCAAAAATTTGGAGGAGCAAGTTAGCCATCGCACGATGGAGCTAGAGCTAGCCAATCAGCAGCTTGCACAAAAACAAATAGAATTAGAACTCGCCAACCGTGAACTAGAAACCTTAAACACCAGTTTAGAACAACAGGTACAGGAACAAACTCAACAACTACGACAGAATGAGCGGCAATTACGTCTGTTTGTAGAACATACACCCGTAGGTGTGGCAATGTTCGATCGCCACATGAACTATTTAGTTGCTAGCCAACGATGGCTCAATGATTATCAACTAGAGCCATCGATTATTGGCAAATGTCATTATGACGTTTTTCCTAATGGTTACGATTATTGGCGGGAAGTACATCAAAGATGTTTGCAAGGCAATGTAGAACGTAATGAAAAGGAGCGTTATATACGTGCTGATGGTAGTCAAGAATGGGTACGTTGGGAAGTTCGTCCTTGGTACGATGATGCAGATAGTATCGGTGGCATTATTATTTTTGGTGAAATTATTAGCGATCGCATTCGTACTGAGATAGCGCTCCAAGAAAGCGAAGAACGTTATCGACTACTTTCAGAAGTGAGCCCCGTGGGCATCTTTTTCGGCGATACTCATGGAAATTGCACCTATAGCAATGAGAAAAGTCAGCAGATTACAGGAATCAGCCTAGAAGAAGATTTCAGAACTAACTGGGAGAAAAATATACATCCTGAAGATCGCGACCGCATATACAAGGCTTGGAATAATTTTGTAGAACTATCGAATCTTGGCTGTGATACTGAATATGAAGTCGAACATCGCTATCTCTATCCTGATGGTTCGATGAAGTGGGTAATTGGGCAAGCAGTTCCCGAACGGAATATCAATGGTGAACTAGTGGGATTTATTGGTTCCGTAGTTGACATTACAAATCTCAAACAAATTGAGGATACTTTACGCCAAGTTGAAGCTAAACAACGCGCTTTGATCAATGCTTTACCTGATCTAATTATGCGTGTTAATCGAGAGGGAATATACCTTGATTTCATCCCCACCGATACCTTTCAAATATTGGCAAATGACCAAGGTCTGATTGGTTTCCCAATTACAGAGAAATTCCCTGCTAATCTGGCCGCAAAACGAATGGAGGCAATTCACGAGGTTCTCCGCACTAGAGAAATGCTCATTTACGAGCAAGAGCTTTGCTTTGATGGTAAGGTGCAAACTGAGGAATGTCGTGTAGTTGCTTGTGGTGAAGATGACGTGCTGATCGTGGTGCGTGATATTAGCGATCGCAAACAATCCGAGGCAGCCCTCAAAGCCAGCCAAAAGATCACCGAAACGAGATCGCAACAAGTGTACTCACTATTGAATAACATTCCCCACATTGCATGGCTCAAAGATCTAGATGGTCATTTTTTGGCAGTTAACGAGCCATTTGCTAAGTCCTGCGGCTATGAAGCTACTCAATTAGTTGGACTGACTGACTTAGATATCTGGCCGCAGGAGTTAGCCGAGCTCTATCGCAGTGACGATCAAGAGGTCATGCAATCGAGAAAACGTAAACAGGTTGAAGAAAAACTAATTATATCGGATGGTAGAACGAAATGGATTGAGACATTTAAAGCTCCAGTTATTAGTGAAGACAATGAGTCCATTGGAACGGCTGGCATTGCCATTGACATTACTGAGCGCAAACAAGGTGATTTAGCCCTACAGAGCTTGATGCAGGGTACAGCTTCTGTCACTGGCAAAGAATTCTTTCCTGAATTAGTTAAACAAATTGCGATCTCCCTTGATGTCTCCCATGTCTTTATTGCCCAAAAAGTTGGCGAAGAATTAGAAACCTTAGCATGGTATGCCACCGATCAGATTCAACCTAATCTCATTTACCCAATTTCCCACACCCCCTGTGAAATAGCCCTCAACAAGGATGTCTATTACTGTAATGACATCAGACAAGCTTTTCCCGACAATGATAAGTGGAATAGTATGAATGTTAATAGCTACATGGGGGTAGCACTCCACAATACCATCGGTGAAGCAATTGGAGTATTATTTACGCTCAATTCTCAACAGTTAGCCAATCCTCAACGCGCAGAAATGCTACTGCGTATTTTCGGGGCAAGAGCGATCGCCGAACTAGAAAGGATGCAGGCTTTAGAAAATCTGCAAAAAATGAATGAGGAACTAGAGCGTCGGGTACAGGAACGGACAAAGGAGCTATCCCAAACGCGAAATTTCCTTGAAGCAATTATTGAAAATTTACCTGTAGCTTTATTTGTTAAAAATGGCAAAGAAGGGAGATTTGGCGAGTTTTTACTATGGAATAGAACCAGTGAAATTATGTTTGGCTGTACTAAGGAGCAAGCAATTGGCAAGTCAGTTTATGACTTTTTCCCCAAGGAACAATCTGATTTCTTTAATGAGAAAGATCGTACTTCCTTTCTCCTTGGTCAAACAGAGGATATCCCTGAAGAACCAATTGACAGCCTGACCCTTGGCAGAAGGATCTTACATACGATCAAAGTTCCTGTTTTTGATGAGCAGGGTAAACCTGATTATTTAATCTGTATTTCTGAAGATATTACCGATCGCAAACGAGCCGAGCAGAATCTACAGGCTGAGAGATTACGTTTACAAATTGCTCTAGAAGTCGCCGAAATGGGTACTTGGGAAGCGAATATGGATACAGGTTACTGGTCACCCAGAACCGAAGCAATTTTTGGCTATGCTCCTACAACATTCCCTGGCGATCGCGAATCGTTTCTCAAATTAGTCTATGCCGAGGATCAAGAACGAGTATTTAATGCCCTTACCCACAGTTTTGCCACCCAAGAACCCTACAATGTTGAATATCGCATTAACCATGCCAGCGGCGAGATCCGATGGGTCGCAGTAAATGGGAAAGTAATACAGAGTGAAGATGGCAATGGATTACGGATTATTGGAGTTGCCATTGATATCACCGATCGCAAACAGGCTGAATATGACCGACAGCAAGTAGATCTTGCACTTAGAGAATCTCAGAATTTTCTCCAAACAGTAATTGATACCTTTCCCCTCGTCGTTTTTTGGAAAGATCGTCAATCCGTTTATTTAGGCTGCAACCAAAAATCTGCGATCTCCTGTGGACTAAACTCCCCCTCTGAGATCGTCGGCAAGACTGACTATGATATGCCTTGGGCAAAAACAGAAGCAGAAACCTATCGCGCCGATGATCTGCAAGTTATGGAATCAGGTCAAGCCAAACTCGGTATCATTGAGACTCAGTTACGAGCAGATGGCTCAATGGCTTGGATTGAAACTAACAAATTACCTCTATATAACCTTAATGGAGAAATAATTGGTTTATTAGGCACATATCAAGATATTAGTGATCGCAAGCAAACAGAGATTGTCCTAAGACAGTATGAAAGAATGGTGGATATTTCTCCCGATGGCATGGCCCTAATTAACCAAGACTATAACTATCTTTTGGTCAATCAAACCTATTTGAGACAAAACGAACGGGAATGGGAGAATACAGTCGGACATTCAATGCAGGAGGTCATGGGTGAATATACATTTCAAACAATTGTCAAACCCAAGATCGATCGATGTCTTGCTGGTGAAACTATTGATTACGGCGATTGGTTCTATTTTAAAAAGGCAGGTAATCGCTTTGTTAGTGTGACCTATTATCCTTATTTTGAAGTCGATGGCACAATTACAGGAGTAGTGATCAGTAATCGCGATGTAACTGAGCGGCGCGAAGCAGAGGTATCCCTACGAGACAGTGAAGAACGCTTGCGACTTGCCCTGACCGCCGCTAATCAAGGACTTTATGATCTAAATCCCCAAACTGGTGTAGCCATTGTTAGTAGCGAATATGCCACTATGTTGGGATATGATCCTGATGATTTTCAAGAGACTCATGAAAAGTGGCTCGAACGGATTCATCCCGATGATCTAGAGCGCGTTGTAGAAACTCATCGTTCTTATATTAATGGAGAAATCCCAAATTACAAAGTAGAATTTCGTCAGCGCACTAAAACGGGTGATTGGAAATGGATTCTCTCCCTTGGTAAAGTAGTGGAATGGGATCAAGATCAAAAACCTGTGCGGATGTTGGGAACTAATACTGATATTAGCGATCGCAAACTCGCTGAAAAAAGTCTTCAGGAGGAAAGACTACGCCTACAGCTAGCCCTAGATGCTGCAAGAATGGGAAGTTGGGGCTGTAATCTCCAGACAGAAGAGATATTTTGGTCAGATCGCGCTCAAGAGATCTTTGGCTTTGTTCCAGGTACTTTCCCTGGTGATCGCGAGACTTTTCTCTCAATGGTGCATCCTGATGACTATGACCGTATCATAGAAGCAATTAATTACACTTTTGCAACAGGTGTCTCATACCAACTTGAGTATCGCATTCGACGGTTAGATGGAGAAATTTGTTGGCTTGCCGTATGGGGCATTATTCACCAAAATACCACCCTTGGTGATCGCCAACTAATCGGTGTGGTTGAGGACATTAGCGATCGTAAGCATGCAGAAATAGAACGTGATCAACTATTACAAAACATGTCCCAACTAAATAGTGAACTTGAGCAAGCAAATCAACAGTTAGAGGAATATTCACAAACCCTTGAACAACGTGTAGAAGAACGCACTAACGAACTGCAAGCTGCTCAAGAGCGAATTATTGCCCAAGAAAAACTTGCCTCCTTAGGTACTCTCACCGCAGGAATTGCCCATGAACTCCGTAACCCCCTCAACTTTGTCAAAAATTATGCCGAAGGTTCCATCGAACTCACCCAAGATCTACTAGATATCTTGCAACCAATCATTCAATCCCAAACATCTGACAACAGCGAACTCATTGAAACACTCATTACTGATTTACAGGAAAATGCCACTACCATCCGTCTCCATAGTCAACGTGCCGACAAGATTATTACGAGCATGATGCAACATGCCCGTACCGATAATAATCAGGCAAATATCCAGTCAACATCCATCCATGACCTACTCAATGAAGCTGTAAAACTAGCCTGTCATAGCAAATGGCTGCAAGATAGTACCTTCAAAGTAACGATTAATACTAACTATGCCGCAGATGTAGGCATGATTGAAGCTATTCCTAACCACTTAATTAGAGCTTTTATTAACTTAGTTGACAATGCCTGTGATGCCATGCGTTCTAAAAAGCGGGATTTATCATCAAACCCCAATCCTTCTGAAACAGTATACATACCGACTCTAACAGTTGCCACCCAACTAATCGGAGAAACAGTAGAAATTCACATGCGTGACAATGGCTGCGGCATTGCCCCCCATATTCAAACTAGAATTCTTGACCCCTTCTTCACCACTAAACCACCTGGTGCAGGCACAGGACTGGGGCTATCTCTCACCCACGATATCATTGTTAAACAACATAAAGGAACCATGATGATTAATAGCAATATAGGTGAATTCACAGAAATTGTGGTCACAATACCTATAGCCATGTTAACTAAATAA